The following proteins come from a genomic window of Microbacterium lemovicicum:
- a CDS encoding DUF58 domain-containing protein, with translation MRRLWPFTVRGTGALALALGCFILAAELGVIELVYFGVLLLAVLVASLISLHLAHRTENVSRALDPDVVAVSQDAVVTVRVGVRTAMPSAPGAWRDALPRGLSGRAQGIFPALGSGLRSGDRSVDLVYTVTGVRRGIHSIGPLSVTSSDPFGLTRRQNLLGDRTRVVVVPAVVELSALSAVAGDTGGTLHSTTNQLGQGADNLIARPYSPGDSMRRIHWRATAHADSLMVRQEEQESTPEATVVLDRGALRWATDAMIAPGNDPGFERAVSACVSVVSRLVLDGYAVEVIDSDGTPLAEPIDGGESVQVEELTRQLATLTSRRDDHLPRLPHLFTGATAGPVIVITGRFDGEDAAALAPLAHHTTYPLLLAVSPSDGGLERAAEVGWRTAAIGLDDDLPSAWSMAVDRGVGRVVA, from the coding sequence GGATGCTTCATCCTCGCCGCCGAACTCGGCGTCATCGAGCTGGTCTACTTCGGCGTGCTGCTGCTGGCCGTGCTCGTTGCGAGCCTCATCTCGCTCCACCTCGCCCACCGCACCGAGAACGTGTCGCGCGCGCTCGATCCCGACGTGGTGGCCGTCTCGCAGGACGCGGTCGTCACGGTGCGCGTCGGCGTCCGCACCGCGATGCCCAGCGCGCCGGGCGCCTGGCGCGACGCCCTTCCGCGCGGGCTCTCGGGCCGCGCGCAGGGCATCTTCCCCGCACTCGGCTCGGGGCTCCGCTCCGGCGACCGGTCCGTCGACCTCGTCTACACCGTGACCGGCGTGCGCCGCGGCATCCATTCCATCGGCCCCCTGTCCGTGACCTCGTCGGATCCGTTCGGGCTCACCCGCCGCCAGAACCTCCTCGGCGATCGCACGCGCGTCGTCGTCGTCCCGGCCGTGGTCGAGCTGAGCGCCCTCAGCGCGGTCGCCGGCGACACCGGCGGCACCCTGCACTCCACGACCAACCAGCTCGGTCAGGGCGCCGACAACCTCATCGCGCGGCCCTACAGCCCCGGCGATTCGATGCGGCGCATCCACTGGCGGGCGACCGCGCACGCGGACTCGCTCATGGTGCGCCAGGAGGAGCAGGAGTCGACGCCCGAGGCCACCGTCGTGCTCGACCGCGGGGCGCTCCGGTGGGCGACCGACGCGATGATCGCGCCCGGCAACGATCCGGGCTTCGAACGCGCCGTCTCGGCGTGCGTGTCGGTGGTGTCGCGGCTGGTGCTGGACGGCTACGCCGTCGAGGTGATCGACTCCGACGGCACGCCCCTCGCCGAGCCGATCGACGGCGGCGAGTCGGTGCAGGTCGAGGAGCTCACCCGCCAGCTCGCGACCCTGACGAGCCGGCGCGACGACCACCTTCCGCGCCTGCCGCACCTGTTCACGGGCGCGACCGCCGGACCCGTGATCGTCATCACGGGTCGCTTCGACGGGGAGGATGCCGCGGCTCTCGCCCCGCTCGCGCACCACACGACGTATCCGCTGCTGCTCGCCGTCTCGCCGTCGGACGGCGGCCTCGAGCGCGCCGCCGAGGTCGGATGGCGGACGGCGGCCATCGGCCTGGACGACGACCTGCCGTCGGCGTGGTCCATGGCGGTGGACCGGGGGGTCGGTCGTGTCGTCGCCTGA
- a CDS encoding transglutaminaseTgpA domain-containing protein, which produces MSSPEIRTRRPAELALTIGVFVAVFASLLPLLRVVESGSWVPGAVVLSAIILAIGYICRWFRLPAVAVSLVEAVVWVVIVTVSFLRDTALFGLIPTPESVRRVPDLLRSAFDAIVQGAAPLPPEAGLTFFIVAAMGLLTIVIDHVVLTARMPLLAAVGLIAISLIPSIAVPGPINVVAFVLLAVAILFLLRIEVRSRHRSKAAPQTSRSVAGGVGATAIGIGAIGVVVALVATPLLPAPVTAGGVGNGIGASIDPTLSLGDDLRRPADVDVLRVRTSAPSAPYLRAVTLSTFDGDVWQPDRSRTLPLGDADSLGPVTVDDGITLTENSTLVEVQNLVTPWLPVAFPAVEVTGLNGDWGAVPANRTVVSRDGSSQGQQYRIVTDQPRPTLEQIRARSADGAGLGPELLALPADLPPVIAQTAAEVTGASSSDYDKLHDLQSWFRGSDFRYSLEAPVEEGFDGSGADAVADFLDVKEGYCVHYASAFALMARTLGMPSRIVVGYLPGTSTGEMQEKQTVYTVQSGQLHAWPEVFFGGVGWVQFEPTNSLGVPTNFASETLATGNPGETPETAPEPAASASPLSTIDPLDDGLPSGDVQAGATRSATAAVPTVSLVLGILLALAIPAILRVLLRRRLVASARKGDAAAAWRSIQDQALDLGIAVPASESARLLGARLVAEHGAPSDAMSVLVQAIERASYAPGHRLHPERGQEMTDAAAAVRGSMLRSVAPARRLLAVAAPRSLVVRPGSVYAGTVQAGSR; this is translated from the coding sequence GTGTCGTCGCCTGAGATCAGAACGCGCCGGCCGGCCGAGCTCGCCCTCACGATCGGCGTGTTCGTCGCGGTCTTCGCATCGCTCCTTCCGCTGCTCCGGGTCGTCGAGTCCGGCTCGTGGGTGCCCGGTGCGGTCGTGCTGTCGGCGATCATCCTCGCGATCGGCTACATCTGCCGGTGGTTCCGGCTTCCTGCCGTGGCGGTGAGTCTCGTGGAGGCCGTCGTCTGGGTCGTGATCGTCACCGTCTCGTTCCTGCGCGACACGGCACTGTTCGGCCTGATCCCGACCCCGGAGAGCGTGCGACGGGTCCCCGATCTCCTGCGCTCCGCGTTCGACGCGATCGTGCAGGGTGCCGCTCCGCTCCCGCCCGAGGCCGGACTGACCTTCTTCATCGTCGCGGCGATGGGCCTGCTCACCATCGTCATCGACCACGTCGTGCTCACGGCGCGGATGCCGCTGCTGGCCGCCGTCGGGCTCATCGCCATCTCCCTCATCCCCTCCATCGCGGTTCCCGGCCCGATCAACGTCGTGGCGTTCGTGCTCCTGGCCGTCGCGATCCTCTTCCTGCTGCGGATCGAGGTGCGCTCGCGGCACCGCTCGAAGGCGGCGCCGCAGACCTCGCGCTCGGTGGCCGGCGGGGTCGGCGCGACCGCGATCGGCATCGGCGCGATCGGCGTCGTCGTCGCCCTCGTCGCCACGCCGCTGCTGCCCGCTCCGGTGACAGCCGGAGGGGTCGGCAACGGCATCGGCGCCTCCATCGATCCGACCCTCTCGCTCGGCGACGACCTGCGCCGCCCGGCCGACGTGGACGTCCTCCGGGTGCGCACGAGCGCGCCGAGCGCGCCGTATCTGCGCGCCGTCACGCTGTCGACATTCGACGGCGACGTGTGGCAGCCCGACCGCTCGCGCACCCTTCCCCTCGGCGACGCCGACTCCCTGGGGCCGGTGACGGTCGACGACGGCATCACCCTGACCGAGAACTCGACGCTCGTCGAGGTGCAGAACCTCGTCACCCCGTGGCTCCCGGTCGCGTTCCCCGCCGTGGAGGTCACCGGCCTCAACGGCGACTGGGGCGCGGTGCCCGCGAACCGCACCGTCGTGAGCCGTGACGGCTCCTCACAGGGTCAGCAGTACCGCATCGTCACCGACCAGCCGCGACCCACCCTCGAGCAGATCCGCGCCCGCAGCGCCGACGGCGCCGGACTCGGCCCGGAGCTCCTCGCTCTGCCGGCCGATCTCCCGCCCGTGATCGCGCAGACGGCGGCCGAGGTCACCGGGGCCTCCTCGTCGGACTACGACAAGCTCCACGACCTGCAGTCGTGGTTCCGCGGCTCGGACTTCCGATACTCGCTGGAGGCCCCCGTCGAGGAGGGCTTCGACGGATCCGGCGCCGACGCCGTGGCCGACTTCCTGGACGTCAAGGAGGGGTACTGCGTGCACTACGCCTCCGCGTTCGCCCTCATGGCGCGCACCCTCGGCATGCCGTCGCGCATCGTCGTCGGCTACCTCCCCGGCACGAGCACCGGCGAGATGCAGGAGAAGCAGACGGTCTACACCGTGCAGAGCGGACAGCTGCACGCATGGCCCGAGGTCTTCTTCGGCGGCGTCGGCTGGGTGCAGTTCGAGCCCACCAACAGCCTCGGGGTTCCCACCAACTTCGCCTCGGAGACGCTCGCGACCGGCAACCCCGGCGAGACGCCAGAGACGGCCCCCGAGCCGGCGGCCTCCGCCTCCCCGCTGTCGACGATCGACCCCCTCGACGACGGACTCCCGTCCGGCGACGTGCAGGCGGGCGCGACGCGCAGCGCGACGGCGGCCGTGCCGACGGTCTCGCTGGTGCTCGGCATCCTGCTGGCTCTGGCCATTCCGGCGATCCTTCGCGTGCTCCTGCGGCGACGGCTCGTCGCCTCCGCTCGCAAGGGCGACGCGGCGGCCGCCTGGCGCAGCATCCAGGACCAGGCTCTGGATCTGGGCATCGCGGTGCCGGCCAGCGAATCGGCGCGGCTGCTGGGCGCCCGGCTGGTCGCGGAGCACGGGGCGCCCTCCGACGCCATGTCGGTGCTCGTGCAGGCGATCGAGCGGGCGAGCTACGCTCCGGGACATCGGCTGCACCCCGAGCGGGGCCAGGAGATGACGGATGCCGCGGCCGCCGTCCGCGGATCGATGCTGCGCTCCGTCGCACCGGCACGCCGGCTGCTCGCCGTCGCGGCACCGCGGTCGCTGGTGGTGCGTCCGGGAAGCGTCTACGCCGGGACCGTGCAGGCCGGGTCGCGCTGA
- a CDS encoding phosphatase PAP2 family protein, producing the protein MSETAPPAPPLPAVVPPDARRAVALVVGVVATVAFVALRVAVDIGNRAPFPIDEWWHGLMVASASDPVTTLARIPATVGGTIGMIITGIVIILLFLWRRRPWDAATLAAAMVLVVAIGTTLAAVIARVRPADSMAEANATSFPSGHTAVATTVALILALLLRRWYVWMLGVCWVLGMMWSRTYLRAHWLSDVTAGMLEGIAVTCLVWCAIEAYRDRRARGRTALASAVAD; encoded by the coding sequence ATGAGTGAGACCGCCCCGCCGGCACCGCCGCTCCCCGCCGTCGTCCCTCCCGATGCGCGCCGCGCGGTGGCGCTCGTCGTCGGCGTCGTGGCCACGGTCGCCTTCGTCGCGCTGCGCGTCGCGGTCGACATCGGCAACCGCGCACCGTTCCCGATCGACGAGTGGTGGCACGGGCTCATGGTCGCGAGCGCCAGTGATCCTGTCACGACGCTCGCGAGGATCCCCGCGACCGTCGGCGGCACGATCGGCATGATCATCACCGGGATCGTCATCATCCTCCTCTTCCTGTGGCGGAGACGACCGTGGGATGCCGCGACGCTGGCTGCGGCGATGGTGCTGGTCGTCGCCATCGGCACCACGCTGGCGGCTGTGATCGCCCGCGTGCGACCCGCCGATTCGATGGCGGAGGCCAACGCGACGTCGTTCCCGTCCGGCCACACCGCCGTCGCGACGACCGTCGCGCTCATCCTGGCGCTGCTGCTGCGCCGCTGGTACGTCTGGATGCTCGGCGTCTGCTGGGTGCTGGGGATGATGTGGAGCCGCACCTACCTGCGCGCCCACTGGCTGAGCGACGTGACCGCGGGCATGCTGGAGGGCATCGCGGTCACCTGCCTCGTGTGGTGCGCCATCGAGGCGTATCGCGATCGCCGCGCAAGAGGACGGACCGCGCTCGCGTCCGCCGTCGCCGACTGA
- a CDS encoding DUF1206 domain-containing protein, with protein MASNSSTAGSAARAAQDSTVFEVLARVGYVVLGVLHLLIGVIAITVAGGGSGEADQGGALTQIQQSPLGVALLWIVVAGMAALAVWQIAETLLVREPDAKKAWGQRVKFLGTAVAYIAIAITGITFAVGGSSDSSDSSQSLSASLMTSAGGIVLLVLVGAVIAGVGAAFIVRGITRAFTKKLNLPSGAAKSGIVAFGVVGYIAKGIAVGVAGILFIVAAFTHDPETAGGLNSALYTLTTLPFGVAILWVVGAGLVLYGLFCFARARYARM; from the coding sequence ATGGCATCGAACAGCTCCACCGCGGGGTCCGCAGCGCGCGCGGCGCAGGACTCGACCGTCTTCGAGGTGCTCGCCCGCGTCGGCTACGTCGTGCTCGGCGTGCTGCACCTGCTGATCGGCGTGATCGCGATCACCGTCGCGGGAGGCGGGTCCGGAGAGGCCGACCAGGGCGGCGCTCTGACGCAGATCCAGCAGTCGCCGCTCGGCGTGGCCCTTCTGTGGATCGTCGTCGCCGGCATGGCCGCCCTCGCCGTCTGGCAGATCGCGGAGACGCTGCTCGTCCGCGAGCCCGACGCGAAGAAGGCCTGGGGGCAGCGGGTCAAGTTCCTCGGCACCGCCGTGGCCTACATCGCGATCGCCATCACCGGCATCACCTTCGCCGTCGGCGGCTCATCCGACTCGTCCGATTCCTCGCAGAGTCTCAGCGCGAGCCTCATGACCTCTGCCGGCGGGATCGTGCTGCTCGTGCTCGTCGGCGCCGTCATCGCGGGCGTGGGCGCGGCGTTCATCGTCCGCGGCATCACGCGCGCCTTCACCAAGAAGCTCAATCTGCCCTCGGGCGCAGCGAAGTCGGGCATCGTCGCCTTCGGCGTCGTCGGCTACATCGCCAAGGGCATCGCGGTCGGCGTGGCGGGCATCCTCTTCATCGTGGCGGCGTTCACCCACGACCCCGAGACCGCCGGAGGCCTGAACTCCGCGCTGTACACCCTGACGACGCTGCCGTTCGGCGTGGCGATCCTCTGGGTGGTCGGCGCCGGGCTCGTGCTCTACGGCCTCTTCTGCTTCGCCCGCGCGCGCTACGCGCGCATGTGA
- a CDS encoding LPXTG cell wall anchor domain-containing protein produces the protein MKNRFAWRRMLALPAAAALALGGLLISAPAASAAETPAIIITSPLPGGTLQSRTVTISGVANAGASVVVTSADGLTELGRTEVPGTDGAATPFSVELTPYADDAPTAQSVLVTATYDGTPLPPLPLDFVLPAGPQDSAFDVLSPMPGETVLARTVVFAGTGDDGATVTVVDGEGQPVAGTAPVVVADGQWITVGTYDPDAPTAQSVTVTQVLEGAPDEEKTVEFALPVLLPAPVITAPTAGQALTGSTVTFTGTGTPGTNVLLAVLPTASLQELSAQAAEPADPEDPIVVDAAGTWSVTVELLPGDWTAAAVLVQLDENGQVANILSDPSAEVQFTLTPAVAPVVPANTVKTLANTGPKDVGGFAVAGVLFTVAGAALMVARRRRVTS, from the coding sequence GTGAAGAATCGATTCGCATGGCGACGGATGCTGGCACTGCCGGCCGCCGCCGCCCTCGCCCTGGGTGGTCTGCTGATCTCCGCACCTGCGGCCAGTGCCGCCGAGACCCCGGCCATCATCATCACCTCACCCCTGCCCGGTGGGACTCTGCAGTCGCGGACGGTGACGATCTCCGGGGTGGCCAACGCCGGAGCGTCGGTCGTGGTGACGTCGGCGGACGGACTCACCGAGCTGGGCCGCACCGAGGTGCCCGGCACCGACGGCGCCGCGACGCCGTTCTCGGTCGAGCTGACCCCCTATGCCGATGACGCTCCGACCGCGCAGTCCGTGCTCGTGACGGCGACCTACGACGGCACCCCGCTGCCTCCGCTGCCCCTCGACTTCGTGCTGCCCGCCGGCCCGCAGGACTCCGCCTTCGACGTGCTGAGCCCGATGCCCGGCGAGACGGTCCTGGCGCGCACCGTGGTGTTCGCCGGTACCGGAGACGACGGAGCGACCGTGACGGTCGTCGACGGGGAGGGCCAGCCCGTCGCCGGAACCGCGCCGGTCGTCGTCGCCGACGGGCAGTGGATCACCGTCGGCACCTACGACCCCGATGCGCCGACCGCGCAGTCCGTGACGGTCACGCAGGTGCTCGAGGGCGCTCCCGATGAGGAGAAGACGGTGGAGTTCGCCCTCCCCGTCCTGCTGCCCGCCCCGGTCATCACCGCGCCCACGGCCGGTCAGGCTCTGACCGGCTCGACCGTGACCTTCACCGGCACCGGCACGCCTGGCACCAACGTCCTGCTCGCCGTGCTGCCGACGGCGTCGCTGCAGGAGCTGTCCGCCCAGGCGGCCGAGCCCGCCGACCCTGAGGACCCGATCGTCGTGGACGCCGCGGGCACCTGGTCGGTCACCGTCGAGCTCCTGCCCGGCGACTGGACCGCCGCCGCGGTGCTGGTCCAGCTCGACGAGAACGGTCAGGTCGCGAACATCCTGTCCGACCCGTCGGCAGAGGTGCAGTTCACCCTGACGCCGGCCGTCGCCCCCGTGGTGCCGGCCAACACGGTGAAGACGCTCGCGAACACCGGCCCGAAGGACGTCGGCGGCTTCGCCGTCGCCGGAGTGCTGTTCACCGTGGCAGGTGCAGCGCTGATGGTCGCGCGTCGCCGCCGGGTCACGAGCTGA
- a CDS encoding SDR family oxidoreductase translates to MSTDQYTFTDPTAMYADIQPEAKHQPEPGLDADMTPRADLGEKTYRGTGRLTGRKALITGGDSGIGAATAIAFAREGADVVLSYLPEEEEDAARIAGLVRDEGRTVLTIPGDLRDPDYCRDLVAQAVEGLGGLDILVNNGGKQVFNEDLTTLTDEQFDDTFKTNVYAMFWITKAALPHLTPGSAIINTTSIQAYSPSDILVDYASTKATINAFTKALAQQLAPKGIRVNAVAPGPIWTPLQVSDGQPQEKIDSFGEDTPLGRMGQPAELAPAYVFLASPESSYVMGETLNVNGGMPTP, encoded by the coding sequence ATGTCCACGGACCAGTACACCTTCACCGATCCCACCGCCATGTACGCCGACATCCAGCCCGAGGCCAAGCACCAGCCCGAGCCCGGACTCGACGCCGACATGACGCCGCGCGCCGACCTCGGCGAGAAGACCTACCGCGGCACCGGTCGCCTCACCGGCCGGAAGGCGCTCATCACCGGCGGAGACTCCGGCATCGGAGCCGCCACCGCGATCGCCTTCGCCCGCGAGGGCGCCGACGTCGTGCTGTCGTACCTGCCCGAGGAGGAGGAGGATGCCGCGCGCATCGCCGGCCTCGTGCGCGACGAGGGCCGCACGGTTCTCACCATCCCGGGCGACCTGCGCGATCCCGACTACTGCCGCGACCTGGTGGCCCAGGCCGTCGAGGGTCTGGGCGGCCTCGACATCCTCGTGAACAACGGCGGCAAGCAGGTCTTCAACGAAGACCTGACCACGCTGACCGACGAGCAGTTCGACGACACCTTCAAGACCAACGTCTACGCTATGTTCTGGATCACCAAGGCCGCGCTGCCGCACCTGACGCCCGGCTCGGCCATCATCAACACCACGTCGATCCAGGCGTACTCGCCGTCGGACATCCTGGTGGACTACGCCTCGACGAAGGCCACCATCAACGCCTTCACCAAGGCGCTCGCCCAGCAGCTCGCGCCGAAGGGCATCCGCGTGAACGCAGTCGCCCCCGGACCGATCTGGACCCCGCTGCAGGTGAGCGACGGTCAGCCCCAGGAGAAGATCGACAGCTTCGGCGAGGACACCCCGCTCGGACGCATGGGCCAGCCGGCCGAGCTCGCCCCCGCATACGTGTTCCTCGCGTCGCCCGAGTCCAGCTACGTCATGGGCGAGACGCTCAACGTGAACGGCGGGATGCCCACTCCCTGA
- a CDS encoding glycoside hydrolase family 15 protein, whose amino-acid sequence MSRGAPSVTSVSRSSTPSSSRQPAGEDLSSYAAIGDGRTVALIGLRGQVDWMPVPNLGSLPVFARLLDDDTGGCIELEPVGEYTVTRAYVADTNVLTTTFTTEDGVATVTDALVTGIAGRLPWAELARRIDGVSGAVRFRWHVRPGTALGTASPWIDQTPQGPMIRTGKTAIAVVGEGHGRPKAITDGVAEIAGAFATEKGSRSLLIIVATHDEPLHVPVPANVDIGIDRTIANWEHWSSEFSYDGPWRAAVQRSALALKLLIYSPTGAIAAAATTSLPENPRGDKNWDYRFAWVRDLAYTVHALVRFGLREETHAALSWMLQTIRENGPELHIFYGLDGTVPDGTREYDVDGWRGIGPVVTGNPAQGQLQLGVYGDLIAICRTYVDAGNVLDIGTSRLLAEIADRTCDVWRNEDAGMWELPEHHHYTSSKMGCWQALRDAVHLAEVGQIPGSAERWRVERDRIEAWVAEHCWSEAAGAYVMHPDTTELDASVLLHAPSGFDRGERMSATIDRLTEELGAGHHLYRYSGMQKEEYAFVACGFWRAAALACVGRHEEAVEAMDALVDDANDVGLYAEMIDPADGSFWGNLPQGLSHLALITAALTIDELTP is encoded by the coding sequence ATGTCGCGCGGCGCGCCTAGCGTGACAAGCGTGTCCCGATCCTCCACGCCGTCCTCGTCCCGTCAGCCCGCGGGGGAGGACCTCTCCTCTTATGCCGCGATCGGCGACGGCCGGACGGTCGCCCTCATCGGGCTGCGTGGCCAGGTCGACTGGATGCCGGTGCCCAATCTCGGCTCCCTGCCCGTCTTCGCGCGGCTGCTCGACGACGACACCGGCGGGTGCATCGAGCTCGAGCCGGTGGGCGAGTACACCGTCACCCGCGCCTACGTCGCCGACACCAACGTGCTCACCACGACCTTCACCACCGAGGACGGCGTCGCGACGGTCACCGACGCGCTCGTGACCGGCATCGCCGGGCGGTTGCCGTGGGCCGAGCTCGCGAGGCGCATCGACGGCGTGAGCGGCGCGGTCCGCTTCCGCTGGCACGTCCGTCCCGGCACGGCACTCGGCACCGCCTCGCCGTGGATCGACCAGACGCCGCAGGGGCCGATGATCCGTACGGGGAAGACCGCGATCGCCGTCGTCGGCGAGGGCCATGGCCGGCCGAAGGCCATCACCGACGGCGTCGCCGAGATCGCCGGCGCCTTCGCCACGGAGAAGGGGTCGCGATCGCTCCTGATCATCGTGGCCACCCACGACGAGCCCCTGCACGTTCCCGTCCCGGCGAACGTCGACATCGGCATCGACCGGACCATCGCCAACTGGGAGCACTGGTCGTCGGAATTCTCGTACGACGGCCCATGGCGCGCGGCCGTCCAGCGCAGCGCGCTGGCGCTGAAGCTCCTCATCTACAGCCCGACCGGCGCGATCGCGGCAGCGGCCACGACGTCGCTTCCCGAGAATCCGCGCGGTGACAAGAACTGGGACTACCGCTTCGCCTGGGTGCGGGATCTCGCATACACGGTGCACGCGCTCGTGCGCTTCGGACTCCGCGAGGAGACGCACGCCGCCCTGTCGTGGATGCTGCAGACCATCCGTGAGAACGGGCCGGAGCTGCACATCTTCTACGGCCTCGACGGCACGGTACCCGACGGCACGCGGGAGTACGACGTCGACGGATGGCGCGGCATCGGCCCCGTCGTCACCGGCAACCCGGCGCAGGGGCAGCTGCAGCTGGGCGTCTACGGAGACCTCATCGCGATTTGCCGCACGTACGTCGATGCGGGCAACGTGCTCGACATCGGCACGAGCCGCCTGCTGGCCGAGATCGCCGATCGCACGTGCGACGTGTGGCGCAACGAGGATGCCGGCATGTGGGAGCTTCCGGAGCACCACCACTACACCTCCTCGAAGATGGGCTGCTGGCAGGCGCTGCGCGACGCCGTGCATCTCGCCGAGGTCGGCCAGATTCCCGGCAGCGCCGAGCGCTGGCGCGTCGAGCGCGACCGCATCGAGGCCTGGGTGGCGGAGCACTGCTGGTCGGAGGCGGCCGGAGCGTACGTCATGCACCCCGACACCACGGAGTTGGACGCCTCGGTGCTGCTCCACGCCCCCAGCGGCTTCGACCGCGGCGAGCGGATGTCGGCCACGATCGACCGGCTCACCGAGGAGCTCGGCGCCGGCCACCACCTCTACCGCTACTCCGGCATGCAGAAGGAGGAGTACGCCTTCGTCGCGTGCGGCTTCTGGCGTGCCGCCGCCCTCGCCTGCGTCGGCCGTCACGAGGAGGCCGTCGAGGCGATGGACGCGCTCGTGGACGACGCCAACGACGTCGGCCTCTATGCCGAGATGATCGACCCCGCCGACGGCTCCTTCTGGGGCAACCTGCCGCAGGGCCTCAGCCACCTGGCCCTGATCACGGCGGCGCTCACGATCGACGAACTCACCCCCTGA
- a CDS encoding bifunctional nuclease family protein, with product MSAGGERVRVRVAGVAVDGSGQHVILLKPLADEEDEGLILPIWIGEQEATSILVAVQGARAPRPLAHDLMRDMLDSLGATVDEVEIVRIEDGTFFAEVVLSASSGVRRLDARPSDALALASRTEAPIWVSTAVLEEAGIPDTVTDDDDDGDDEEEAAGMPTATPAITAPDAEARVDEFKRFLDDVDPDDFRDD from the coding sequence ATGAGCGCGGGCGGAGAGCGAGTGCGGGTGCGGGTCGCCGGCGTCGCCGTCGACGGCTCCGGGCAGCACGTGATCCTGCTCAAGCCGCTGGCCGACGAGGAGGACGAGGGCCTCATCCTGCCGATCTGGATCGGCGAGCAGGAGGCGACGTCGATCCTGGTGGCGGTCCAGGGCGCGCGCGCACCACGCCCACTCGCGCACGACCTCATGCGCGACATGCTCGACTCGCTCGGCGCGACCGTCGATGAGGTGGAGATCGTCCGCATCGAGGACGGCACGTTCTTCGCCGAAGTGGTCCTGTCCGCATCGTCCGGCGTCCGCCGGCTGGACGCCCGTCCGTCCGACGCGCTGGCGCTCGCCTCGCGCACGGAGGCGCCCATCTGGGTGTCCACGGCGGTGCTGGAGGAGGCGGGGATCCCCGACACCGTCACCGACGACGACGACGACGGCGACGATGAGGAGGAGGCCGCGGGCATGCCGACGGCGACCCCCGCCATCACCGCCCCCGACGCCGAGGCGCGCGTCGACGAATTCAAGCGCTTCCTCGACGACGTCGACCCGGACGACTTCCGCGACGACTGA
- a CDS encoding LLM class flavin-dependent oxidoreductase, translating to MERFGTLSFGHYGPLGNGRQLTAGDSMLQAIDLAQGMDDLGVDGAYFRVHHFARQQAAPMPLLAAIAARTRRIEVGTGVIDMRYENPLYLAEEAAAVDLISDGRLALGVSRGSPETVTRGYETFGYTAGDERGADLAREHFDLFLRAVEGEGLAERDPLSPFGGGSGRQRIEPHSPGLRSRIWWGAGNRDSAEWAGRMGVNLMSSTLLTSADGRPFDILQAEQIDAFRATWSAAGHEGTPRTSVSRSIFPLTTAEDHMYFGGRQDGDQIGIIDGMRSTFGKTYAAEPDELIEQLKNDAAIATADTLMLTIPSQLGVAFNLRIVESFAKYVAPALGWVGTRV from the coding sequence ATGGAACGATTCGGCACCCTGTCCTTCGGACACTACGGACCCCTCGGCAACGGCCGCCAGCTGACCGCGGGCGACTCGATGCTGCAGGCGATCGACCTCGCGCAGGGCATGGACGACCTGGGCGTGGACGGCGCGTACTTCCGCGTGCACCACTTCGCCCGGCAGCAGGCCGCGCCCATGCCGCTGCTGGCTGCGATCGCGGCCCGCACGCGCCGCATCGAGGTCGGCACCGGCGTCATCGACATGCGCTACGAGAACCCGCTGTACCTCGCGGAGGAGGCAGCCGCGGTCGACCTCATCAGCGACGGGCGACTCGCCCTCGGCGTGAGCCGGGGGTCACCCGAGACGGTCACGCGCGGCTACGAGACCTTCGGCTACACCGCCGGGGATGAGCGCGGCGCCGATCTCGCACGTGAGCACTTCGACCTGTTCCTGCGGGCCGTCGAGGGCGAGGGACTCGCCGAGCGCGACCCCCTGAGCCCGTTCGGCGGCGGGTCGGGACGGCAGCGCATCGAACCGCACTCCCCGGGACTGCGCTCGCGGATCTGGTGGGGAGCGGGAAACCGCGACTCCGCCGAATGGGCGGGCCGCATGGGCGTCAACCTGATGTCCTCGACGCTGCTCACCTCCGCCGACGGACGGCCGTTCGACATCCTCCAGGCGGAGCAGATCGACGCGTTCCGGGCCACCTGGAGCGCCGCAGGACACGAGGGCACCCCGCGTACATCGGTGAGCCGCTCGATCTTCCCGCTCACCACGGCCGAGGACCACATGTACTTCGGCGGCCGCCAGGACGGCGATCAGATCGGCATCATCGACGGCATGCGCTCGACCTTCGGCAAGACCTATGCCGCGGAGCCCGACGAGCTCATCGAGCAGCTGAAGAACGACGCGGCGATCGCCACGGCCGACACGCTCATGCTGACGATCCCGTCCCAGCTCGGCGTCGCGTTCAACCTAAGGATCGTCGAGTCGTTCGCGAAGTACGTCGCTCCGGCCCTCGGCTGGGTCGGCACGCGGGTCTGA